The segment GTATATCCCCCACCGCAGCCAGTTCACCACTTTTGGTTTCCTTTATATCCCCCAATTTTTTCATAATAGGGCGGATCACAAGGAAATAGAATAGTAAAAACATCACCAGTACCATTACATACTTTGAAATCTGAATGATAAGCTCGTTCATCTTTTCCTTCTCTAACAACTTACTTTCTGACATTTGTGATGTATCAAATGATACATTGGTCACCTCGATCTGATCACCACGTTTTTCATCAAATCCCGCCGCTTTCGCCACAAGCCCTTTTATCTTATCCAGTTCCTCTTTGGTGCGGGGTACATATTTGGTTACCTCTTTTTTCCCTTCCTTCACTATTTCGGCTTTGTCATTTACAACTACCGCTATTGTGAGCCTTTTGATACTACCTATCGATTTCTCTTCCTTTGTAACAGTCTTACCTATTTCGAAATTCTGAGTCTCTTCATTTTTTGTATACGTGGAATTTACACCGTTCTGCTGTATATTGGGCTCCGCAAGATTTGGCTCCACCCCCGGCTGCCCCTGTGGGGTATTTGGAGTATTTTTGCTCTCTATCTCTATAGTCTGGGAAGATCTCAATACCGGGTTCTGATCAAACTCCTCCTTATTGATCTCCTTCTTATCAAAGTCAATCTCTGCCGTCACCTGTGCAACGGCATTGTTTTCCCCTAATGTGGTGGCAAGTAAGGAATTTATTTTTGAAGATATGATCTTTTCCACTTTTTTCTGATATTCCAACTGGGTTTGAGTTTTGACGTACGGAAGATTCTCCTCATTCAACGATTCACTGAGCAGATTACCCTGAGTATCCACAATCTGAACATTTTGAATTTTCAATCCCTTAACAGCCCCCACCACAAGTGAAGCTATAGCTTTCACTTTATCACGATTAAGGGTTTCCCCCTTTTTCAGCTTTAAAACAACCGCAGCTTTTGCCTCGCCATCTTCGGTAATAAATAGTTTATCTTTAGGTAAAGTAAGATGAACCCTTGCCTCTTCCACCTCTTCCAGTGTACTGATGGTGCGGGACAATTCCCCCTGTAGAGCCCTCTGGTAATTCACATTCTGCGCAAATTCCGTAATACCAAAAGATGTCTTATCAAAAAGTTCAAAACCTACACCACCCCCCTTGGGTATCCCTTCCTTGGCAAGCTCTATCCTTGTCTCATACACATCCTTTGCAGGTACCTCAATGGTTTTCCCACTATCCTTAAGGTTGTAAGGGATTTTTTTAGCTTTAAGCTTAGCCACTACTTCCGCAGCATCTTCCTGGGACAGATTGGCAAAAAGAATCTTGTAAACCGGCTTATTAGCCCAATAAACAAGGACTATAATTGATAATAAAATGGCCACAGCAGCAGATATTATCGCTATCTGCTGAACCTTGGAAAATTTCTGGAATACTGTTTTAAACTGCTCCCCTACATCTTTGAGATTCATCTCATCCTTATACCTGGGTCCTCATAATATCCTGATACGCTTCAAGTAATTTATTCCTCACTTCCATCATCAGCTTCAAAGATACATCTGCCTTCTGAATTGCTATCATTGTGTCATGAATATCCGTCTCTCCAGACATCGCTTTTTTTATGGCGGCATCCGCCTGAAGCTGAGCATCATTAACCTGCTCTATACTTTTCTTTAATACGTCAGAAAAAGAAAGATCAGACTTCTCTGTGGATTTACTGCCCGAAGGCTCACTCAACTTGTTGGGTAACAGTAAATTAATATTCTTTATCTCTGACATAGCACACCTTTTATATATTATATTAATTTTTTTAATATTTTACAACAAAAATTTTAAGCCCTTCCGATGTCAAGTGCCCTCATTGCAAGTTGCTTTGCAGTATTTAAAACCGTCACATTTGCCTCATAACTTCTACTTGCCTCAATCATATTTACCATCTCTTCAATCGGATTGACGTTTGGATACTGTACATAACCCTCTTCATTTGCATCCGGATGGCCAGGTTCATATTTTAAAACGAAAGGCTTTTTATCCTCCACCACCTTTTCCACCCTAACGCCACCAGTATATTCCCCTTCCAGAAGCTCTTTAAAAACCACATCTTTTCTTTTGTATGGCTCCCCTGTTTCAGTTTTTGTGGTATTTGCGTTGGCAAGATTTGAAGAGATAACGTTGATCCTTATCCTCTGGGCGGATAAACCTGTGGCTGCAACGTTTAAAATATTAAAAAATCCCATAAAACCTCCTATCTACCCTGAATAGCAGATTTAAGGCCGGTAAATTTACCGGCTATAATTTGACTAAACATAGAATATTGAATACCATTTTTCGCCATCTCACTCATTTCATAATCCAGATTTACGTCATTTCCATCATTCCTGAGGGATGGGTTGTTTTGCAATCTAACGAAGCTATCTGGATCAGTAACATTATAAGTTCCCTTTATATGGCGATCATTTGTGGTCATAAGAGGTAATTTTGAACCACCGGAAAAATATTCCTTCATCACTTCAGAAAACTCAAGTTTCTTTGCTTTATAATTTGGTGTATCAACATTTGCAATGTTATTAGCTAAAATATTGTTTTTTACACTGTTTACCTTCAATGCAAAACTCAAATCTTTTATCACTGTTTTATCAAAGATATCCATAAGCTTCCTCCATGTCCTGTAAATATCAAATTATATGCCACTTGACGACGGAAAATTTTTATACTATCAATAGAAAAAATAAACCCAAGGAGATTATCAATGTCTAAACCTATCGTTGGAATCCTTATGGGTAGTGACAGCGATCTACCTGTGATAAAAAAAGCTGCTGACATTTTTAAAGAATTCAACGTCCCCTATGAAATAAAGGTTTTATCCGCCCATAGAACTCCAGATGAAACTATAAAATATACAGAAGAGGCGAAAGATAGAGGCATTGAAATTCTCATAGCCGGAGCCGGAGGAGCAGCCCACCTACCAGGTGTAATAGCAGCTAAGACAACACTTCCGGTGATTGGTATCCCAATGCCAAGTAAATTTATGGATGGACTCGACTCATTACTTTCAATCGTGCAGATGCCAAAAGGGATCCCTGTGGCAACCGTTGGGGTAGGAATTGCGGAAAATGCCGCACTTCTTGCTATACGTATTCTTGCACTAAAATATGAAGAGTATCAGAGAAAGCTTGAAGATTTCATTGAAAAACAGAGACAGAAGGTATTAAATATAAAAATTGAAGAATAAACTTCCCACCAAAATTATAACATTAACCGAAGAAAATTTTAAAGAGGCCTTAAAAATCGCTTCAGAAATAATATCAAATGGTGGAATAGCAGTAATTCCAACTGAAACAGTCTACGGTATTGCGGCGTCTATATATAATTCAGATGCAATCCAGAAGATTTTTGAAGCCAAAAACAGGCCAATGGACAACCCACTCATTGTTCATATTTCTGATCCAAAACAACTAAATGACTTAACAGATGAGATAAACGAAACTTCAAGAAAACTGATACAACAATTCTGGCCTGGCCCCCTTACACTCATATTTAAAGCAAAAGAAGGGGTGGATAAGAAAGTTACCGGTGGGCTAAACACCATCGCCGTAAGGATGCCCGACAATGCTTTTACATTAAAGCTTATAGAAATGACAGGCCCCCTGGCAGCCCCGTCAGCAAATATCTCCGGAAAACCATCCGGAACAGAGATCTCAGACATATTTGAAGAATTAAATGGTAAAGTAGACGTCATTGTAGATGAGGGGATCGTAAGATGCGGATTGGAATCCACAGTCATAAACACACTGATAAATCCACCTGTGATATTACGGAAAGGCACTATTTCTAAAGAGATGATCGAAAAGGTAGTGGGAGTTGTAACCTTTTCCAGCCCTGGAGAAGGCACCATATCCCCCGGGACAAAGTACAAACATTACGCACCTGGGGTAAAAACAACTTACATCAAAAAAATCTCTTCACCAGATCACTTCAACCTTCTGATGGGTACCATTTCAAAA is part of the Calditerrivibrio nitroreducens DSM 19672 genome and harbors:
- the fliF gene encoding flagellar basal-body MS-ring/collar protein FliF encodes the protein MNLKDVGEQFKTVFQKFSKVQQIAIISAAVAILLSIIVLVYWANKPVYKILFANLSQEDAAEVVAKLKAKKIPYNLKDSGKTIEVPAKDVYETRIELAKEGIPKGGGVGFELFDKTSFGITEFAQNVNYQRALQGELSRTISTLEEVEEARVHLTLPKDKLFITEDGEAKAAVVLKLKKGETLNRDKVKAIASLVVGAVKGLKIQNVQIVDTQGNLLSESLNEENLPYVKTQTQLEYQKKVEKIISSKINSLLATTLGENNAVAQVTAEIDFDKKEINKEEFDQNPVLRSSQTIEIESKNTPNTPQGQPGVEPNLAEPNIQQNGVNSTYTKNEETQNFEIGKTVTKEEKSIGSIKRLTIAVVVNDKAEIVKEGKKEVTKYVPRTKEELDKIKGLVAKAAGFDEKRGDQIEVTNVSFDTSQMSESKLLEKEKMNELIIQISKYVMVLVMFLLFYFLVIRPIMKKLGDIKETKSGELAAVGDIPLKGANVDLQLDDSVKFPKTLEELEREIESELDEKVSVDVGTVKTKVMVKKIEEAVKEDPEMIANLIKTWLKE
- the fliE gene encoding flagellar hook-basal body complex protein FliE, with amino-acid sequence MSEIKNINLLLPNKLSEPSGSKSTEKSDLSFSDVLKKSIEQVNDAQLQADAAIKKAMSGETDIHDTMIAIQKADVSLKLMMEVRNKLLEAYQDIMRTQV
- the flgC gene encoding flagellar basal body rod protein FlgC; amino-acid sequence: MGFFNILNVAATGLSAQRIRINVISSNLANANTTKTETGEPYKRKDVVFKELLEGEYTGGVRVEKVVEDKKPFVLKYEPGHPDANEEGYVQYPNVNPIEEMVNMIEASRSYEANVTVLNTAKQLAMRALDIGRA
- the flgB gene encoding flagellar basal body rod protein FlgB; translation: MDIFDKTVIKDLSFALKVNSVKNNILANNIANVDTPNYKAKKLEFSEVMKEYFSGGSKLPLMTTNDRHIKGTYNVTDPDSFVRLQNNPSLRNDGNDVNLDYEMSEMAKNGIQYSMFSQIIAGKFTGLKSAIQGR
- the purE gene encoding 5-(carboxyamino)imidazole ribonucleotide mutase — translated: MSKPIVGILMGSDSDLPVIKKAADIFKEFNVPYEIKVLSAHRTPDETIKYTEEAKDRGIEILIAGAGGAAHLPGVIAAKTTLPVIGIPMPSKFMDGLDSLLSIVQMPKGIPVATVGVGIAENAALLAIRILALKYEEYQRKLEDFIEKQRQKVLNIKIEE
- a CDS encoding L-threonylcarbamoyladenylate synthase translates to MKNKLPTKIITLTEENFKEALKIASEIISNGGIAVIPTETVYGIAASIYNSDAIQKIFEAKNRPMDNPLIVHISDPKQLNDLTDEINETSRKLIQQFWPGPLTLIFKAKEGVDKKVTGGLNTIAVRMPDNAFTLKLIEMTGPLAAPSANISGKPSGTEISDIFEELNGKVDVIVDEGIVRCGLESTVINTLINPPVILRKGTISKEMIEKVVGVVTFSSPGEGTISPGTKYKHYAPGVKTTYIKKISSPDHFNLLMGTISKDKKIGIIHFGLDIEGSYKNIKIENLSGNPEYASKFFYRTLRKMEKSVDEIIILPLPEHHGLWISLEDRIERGSDKIIDVI